One window of Medicago truncatula cultivar Jemalong A17 chromosome 2, MtrunA17r5.0-ANR, whole genome shotgun sequence genomic DNA carries:
- the LOC11418070 gene encoding probable NOT transcription complex subunit VIP2 isoform X1: protein MSGLLNSSLNGSTSNLPDGAGRTFTSFSSQSGAASPIYQHTGGIQGLHNMHGSFNIPNMPSTLTSRNSTINSMPTGAVQQPTSSLSSGRFTSNNLPSALSQLSHGSSHGHSGVNSRGGISVVGNPGFSNNTNGVAGSIPGILPSSAAIGNRNAVPGLGVSPILGNAGPRITSSMGNMVGGGNIGRISSGGLSIPGLASRLNLNGNSGSGGLGVQGQNRMMSGVLPQGSPQVISMLGNSYPSAGGPLSQSHMQAVHHLNSMGMLNDLNSSDSSPFDLNDFPQLTSRPSSAGGPQGQLGSLRKQGLSPIVQQNQEFSIQNEDFPALPGYKGGNGEFTMDMHQKEQLNDNTMSMMQSQHFSMGRSAGFSLGGSYSSHRSQQQHSPSVSNSGVSFSSMNNQDLHMHGSDVFPSSNSTYHSQTNGPPGIGLRPLNSPNTVSGTGPYDQLIQQYQQHQNQSQFRLQQMSAVNQSFRDHGMKSMQTAQSAPDPFGLLGLLSVIRMSDPDLTSLALGIDLTTLGLNLNSSENLHKTFGSPWSEEPAKGDPEFSVLQCYYAKPPPALHQGYFAKFTLETLFYIFYSMPKDEAQLYAANELYKRGWFYHKEHRMWYIKVPNMEPLVKTSTYERGSYHCFDPSTFETVRRDNFVFQYEMVEKRPSLPQH, encoded by the exons ATGTCCGGTTTACTCAAT TCTTCTCTGAACGGATCTACTTCAAATCTTCCAGACGGTGCTGGGCGGACTTTTACTTCATTTTCTAGTCAGTCTGGTGCAGCCTCCCCGATTTATCAGCACACTG GTGGTATTCAGGGGTTGCACAACATGCATGGTAGCTTTAACATTCCCAACATGCCCAGTACACTTACATCAAGAAACTCAACGATAAATAGCATGCCAACTGGAGCGGTTCAACAACCTACATCAAGTCTTTCTAGTGGAAGATTTACATCTAATAATCTTCCTTCTGCTTTGTCACAG CTATCTCATGGAAGCTCTCACGGACATTCAGGAGTCAACAGTAGAGGAGGTATAAGTGTTGTAGGAAATCCTGGATTTAGTAATAACACAAATGGAGTTGCTGGTTCTATTCCTGGGATTCTTCCATCTTCTGCTGCAATTGGTAATCGTAATGCTGTTCCAGGATTGGGAGTATCCCCAATTTTGGGAAATGCAGGTCCTCGGATAACAAGTTCTATGGGAAACATGGTTGGTGGGGGGAACATTGGGAGGATAAGCTCTGGAGGATTATCCATTCCTGGGCTTGCTTCACGTCTAAATTTAAATGGAAACAGCGGATCTGGTGGCTTAGGCGTGCAAGGACAAAATCGAATGATGAGTGGTGTGCTTCCACAAG GATCTCCTCAGGTAATTTCAATGCTAGGAAATTCTTATCCCAGTGCTGGAGGTCCACTTTCACAAAGCCATATGCAAGCAGTACATCACTTGAATTCTATGGGGATGTTGAATGATTTGAATTCCAGTGACAGTTCACCCTTTGACCTCAATGACTTCCCTCAGCTAACAAGTCGTCCTAGTTCTGCTGGGGGGCCTCAAGGACAGTTGG GCTCTTTACGAAAACAGGGTCTTAGTCCTATTGTACAACAAAACCAAGAGTTTAGCATTCAAAATGAAGACTTTCCAGCTTTACCCGGATACAAAG GTGGTAATGGAGAATTTACCATGGATATGCACCAGAAAGAACAACTTAATGACAATACCATGTCAATGATGCAGTCACAGCATTTCTCT ATGGGGAGGTCTGCTGGTTTCAGTTTGGGAGGATCTTATTCATCACATCGTTCTCAACAGCAGCATTCTCCTTCTGTCAGTAACAGCGGTGTCTCTTTTTCATCTATGAACAATCAAGATCTTCATATGCATGGGTCGGATGTTTTTCCGTCTTCAAACTCTACGTATCATTCACAG ACTAACGGACCTCCTGGCATTGGATTAAGGCCTCTAAATTCTCCAAATACTGTTTCTGGTACGGGTCCATATGATCAACTCATCCAGCAGTATCAACAACACCAGAACCAGTCCCAGTTTCGACTTCAGCAAATGTCAGCTGTAAATCAGTCCTTTAGGGATCATGGCATGAAGTCTATGCAAACTGCACAATCTGCTCCTGATCCATTTGGTCTGCTTGGCTTGTTAAGTGTAATCAGGATGAGTGATCCTGATCTGACATCTCTTGCTCTTGGAATCGATCTTACAACACTCGGGTTAAATTTGAATTCATCAGAAAATCTTCACAAGACTTTTGGGTCTCCTTGGTCTGAGGAACCGGCTAAGGGTGATCCAGAGTTTAGTGTGCTTCAATGTTATTATGCTAAACCACCTCCTGCTCTACAT CAAGGGTATTTTGCGAAGTTTACGTTGGAAACATTGTTTTACATATTTTACAG CATGCCCAAAGATGAAGCACAGCTATATGCAGCAAATGAACT TTACAAACGAGGTTGGTTTTATCACAAAGAGCATCGCATGTGGTATATAAAAGTTCCCAACATGGAGCCGCTTGTCAAAACAAGCACATATGAAAGAGGATCTTACCACTGTTTTGATCCAAGCACTTTCGAAACTGTCCGGAGG gataattttgtttttcagtaTGAAATGGTGGAAAAGAGACCGTCTTTGCCACAACATTGA
- the LOC11418070 gene encoding probable NOT transcription complex subunit VIP2 isoform X2 has product MSGLLNSSLNGSTSNLPDGAGRTFTSFSSQSGAASPIYQHTGGIQGLHNMHGSFNIPNMPSTLTSRNSTINSMPTGAVQQPTSSLSSGRFTSNNLPSALSQLSHGSSHGHSGVNSRGGLGVSPILGNAGPRITSSMGNMVGGGNIGRISSGGLSIPGLASRLNLNGNSGSGGLGVQGQNRMMSGVLPQGSPQVISMLGNSYPSAGGPLSQSHMQAVHHLNSMGMLNDLNSSDSSPFDLNDFPQLTSRPSSAGGPQGQLGSLRKQGLSPIVQQNQEFSIQNEDFPALPGYKGGNGEFTMDMHQKEQLNDNTMSMMQSQHFSMGRSAGFSLGGSYSSHRSQQQHSPSVSNSGVSFSSMNNQDLHMHGSDVFPSSNSTYHSQTNGPPGIGLRPLNSPNTVSGTGPYDQLIQQYQQHQNQSQFRLQQMSAVNQSFRDHGMKSMQTAQSAPDPFGLLGLLSVIRMSDPDLTSLALGIDLTTLGLNLNSSENLHKTFGSPWSEEPAKGDPEFSVLQCYYAKPPPALHQGYFAKFTLETLFYIFYSMPKDEAQLYAANELYKRGWFYHKEHRMWYIKVPNMEPLVKTSTYERGSYHCFDPSTFETVRRDNFVFQYEMVEKRPSLPQH; this is encoded by the exons ATGTCCGGTTTACTCAAT TCTTCTCTGAACGGATCTACTTCAAATCTTCCAGACGGTGCTGGGCGGACTTTTACTTCATTTTCTAGTCAGTCTGGTGCAGCCTCCCCGATTTATCAGCACACTG GTGGTATTCAGGGGTTGCACAACATGCATGGTAGCTTTAACATTCCCAACATGCCCAGTACACTTACATCAAGAAACTCAACGATAAATAGCATGCCAACTGGAGCGGTTCAACAACCTACATCAAGTCTTTCTAGTGGAAGATTTACATCTAATAATCTTCCTTCTGCTTTGTCACAG CTATCTCATGGAAGCTCTCACGGACATTCAGGAGTCAACAGTAGAGGAG GATTGGGAGTATCCCCAATTTTGGGAAATGCAGGTCCTCGGATAACAAGTTCTATGGGAAACATGGTTGGTGGGGGGAACATTGGGAGGATAAGCTCTGGAGGATTATCCATTCCTGGGCTTGCTTCACGTCTAAATTTAAATGGAAACAGCGGATCTGGTGGCTTAGGCGTGCAAGGACAAAATCGAATGATGAGTGGTGTGCTTCCACAAG GATCTCCTCAGGTAATTTCAATGCTAGGAAATTCTTATCCCAGTGCTGGAGGTCCACTTTCACAAAGCCATATGCAAGCAGTACATCACTTGAATTCTATGGGGATGTTGAATGATTTGAATTCCAGTGACAGTTCACCCTTTGACCTCAATGACTTCCCTCAGCTAACAAGTCGTCCTAGTTCTGCTGGGGGGCCTCAAGGACAGTTGG GCTCTTTACGAAAACAGGGTCTTAGTCCTATTGTACAACAAAACCAAGAGTTTAGCATTCAAAATGAAGACTTTCCAGCTTTACCCGGATACAAAG GTGGTAATGGAGAATTTACCATGGATATGCACCAGAAAGAACAACTTAATGACAATACCATGTCAATGATGCAGTCACAGCATTTCTCT ATGGGGAGGTCTGCTGGTTTCAGTTTGGGAGGATCTTATTCATCACATCGTTCTCAACAGCAGCATTCTCCTTCTGTCAGTAACAGCGGTGTCTCTTTTTCATCTATGAACAATCAAGATCTTCATATGCATGGGTCGGATGTTTTTCCGTCTTCAAACTCTACGTATCATTCACAG ACTAACGGACCTCCTGGCATTGGATTAAGGCCTCTAAATTCTCCAAATACTGTTTCTGGTACGGGTCCATATGATCAACTCATCCAGCAGTATCAACAACACCAGAACCAGTCCCAGTTTCGACTTCAGCAAATGTCAGCTGTAAATCAGTCCTTTAGGGATCATGGCATGAAGTCTATGCAAACTGCACAATCTGCTCCTGATCCATTTGGTCTGCTTGGCTTGTTAAGTGTAATCAGGATGAGTGATCCTGATCTGACATCTCTTGCTCTTGGAATCGATCTTACAACACTCGGGTTAAATTTGAATTCATCAGAAAATCTTCACAAGACTTTTGGGTCTCCTTGGTCTGAGGAACCGGCTAAGGGTGATCCAGAGTTTAGTGTGCTTCAATGTTATTATGCTAAACCACCTCCTGCTCTACAT CAAGGGTATTTTGCGAAGTTTACGTTGGAAACATTGTTTTACATATTTTACAG CATGCCCAAAGATGAAGCACAGCTATATGCAGCAAATGAACT TTACAAACGAGGTTGGTTTTATCACAAAGAGCATCGCATGTGGTATATAAAAGTTCCCAACATGGAGCCGCTTGTCAAAACAAGCACATATGAAAGAGGATCTTACCACTGTTTTGATCCAAGCACTTTCGAAACTGTCCGGAGG gataattttgtttttcagtaTGAAATGGTGGAAAAGAGACCGTCTTTGCCACAACATTGA
- the LOC11418070 gene encoding probable NOT transcription complex subunit VIP2 isoform X3 — translation MHGSFNIPNMPSTLTSRNSTINSMPTGAVQQPTSSLSSGRFTSNNLPSALSQLSHGSSHGHSGVNSRGGISVVGNPGFSNNTNGVAGSIPGILPSSAAIGNRNAVPGLGVSPILGNAGPRITSSMGNMVGGGNIGRISSGGLSIPGLASRLNLNGNSGSGGLGVQGQNRMMSGVLPQGSPQVISMLGNSYPSAGGPLSQSHMQAVHHLNSMGMLNDLNSSDSSPFDLNDFPQLTSRPSSAGGPQGQLGSLRKQGLSPIVQQNQEFSIQNEDFPALPGYKGGNGEFTMDMHQKEQLNDNTMSMMQSQHFSMGRSAGFSLGGSYSSHRSQQQHSPSVSNSGVSFSSMNNQDLHMHGSDVFPSSNSTYHSQTNGPPGIGLRPLNSPNTVSGTGPYDQLIQQYQQHQNQSQFRLQQMSAVNQSFRDHGMKSMQTAQSAPDPFGLLGLLSVIRMSDPDLTSLALGIDLTTLGLNLNSSENLHKTFGSPWSEEPAKGDPEFSVLQCYYAKPPPALHQGYFAKFTLETLFYIFYSMPKDEAQLYAANELYKRGWFYHKEHRMWYIKVPNMEPLVKTSTYERGSYHCFDPSTFETVRRDNFVFQYEMVEKRPSLPQH, via the exons ATGCATGGTAGCTTTAACATTCCCAACATGCCCAGTACACTTACATCAAGAAACTCAACGATAAATAGCATGCCAACTGGAGCGGTTCAACAACCTACATCAAGTCTTTCTAGTGGAAGATTTACATCTAATAATCTTCCTTCTGCTTTGTCACAG CTATCTCATGGAAGCTCTCACGGACATTCAGGAGTCAACAGTAGAGGAGGTATAAGTGTTGTAGGAAATCCTGGATTTAGTAATAACACAAATGGAGTTGCTGGTTCTATTCCTGGGATTCTTCCATCTTCTGCTGCAATTGGTAATCGTAATGCTGTTCCAGGATTGGGAGTATCCCCAATTTTGGGAAATGCAGGTCCTCGGATAACAAGTTCTATGGGAAACATGGTTGGTGGGGGGAACATTGGGAGGATAAGCTCTGGAGGATTATCCATTCCTGGGCTTGCTTCACGTCTAAATTTAAATGGAAACAGCGGATCTGGTGGCTTAGGCGTGCAAGGACAAAATCGAATGATGAGTGGTGTGCTTCCACAAG GATCTCCTCAGGTAATTTCAATGCTAGGAAATTCTTATCCCAGTGCTGGAGGTCCACTTTCACAAAGCCATATGCAAGCAGTACATCACTTGAATTCTATGGGGATGTTGAATGATTTGAATTCCAGTGACAGTTCACCCTTTGACCTCAATGACTTCCCTCAGCTAACAAGTCGTCCTAGTTCTGCTGGGGGGCCTCAAGGACAGTTGG GCTCTTTACGAAAACAGGGTCTTAGTCCTATTGTACAACAAAACCAAGAGTTTAGCATTCAAAATGAAGACTTTCCAGCTTTACCCGGATACAAAG GTGGTAATGGAGAATTTACCATGGATATGCACCAGAAAGAACAACTTAATGACAATACCATGTCAATGATGCAGTCACAGCATTTCTCT ATGGGGAGGTCTGCTGGTTTCAGTTTGGGAGGATCTTATTCATCACATCGTTCTCAACAGCAGCATTCTCCTTCTGTCAGTAACAGCGGTGTCTCTTTTTCATCTATGAACAATCAAGATCTTCATATGCATGGGTCGGATGTTTTTCCGTCTTCAAACTCTACGTATCATTCACAG ACTAACGGACCTCCTGGCATTGGATTAAGGCCTCTAAATTCTCCAAATACTGTTTCTGGTACGGGTCCATATGATCAACTCATCCAGCAGTATCAACAACACCAGAACCAGTCCCAGTTTCGACTTCAGCAAATGTCAGCTGTAAATCAGTCCTTTAGGGATCATGGCATGAAGTCTATGCAAACTGCACAATCTGCTCCTGATCCATTTGGTCTGCTTGGCTTGTTAAGTGTAATCAGGATGAGTGATCCTGATCTGACATCTCTTGCTCTTGGAATCGATCTTACAACACTCGGGTTAAATTTGAATTCATCAGAAAATCTTCACAAGACTTTTGGGTCTCCTTGGTCTGAGGAACCGGCTAAGGGTGATCCAGAGTTTAGTGTGCTTCAATGTTATTATGCTAAACCACCTCCTGCTCTACAT CAAGGGTATTTTGCGAAGTTTACGTTGGAAACATTGTTTTACATATTTTACAG CATGCCCAAAGATGAAGCACAGCTATATGCAGCAAATGAACT TTACAAACGAGGTTGGTTTTATCACAAAGAGCATCGCATGTGGTATATAAAAGTTCCCAACATGGAGCCGCTTGTCAAAACAAGCACATATGAAAGAGGATCTTACCACTGTTTTGATCCAAGCACTTTCGAAACTGTCCGGAGG gataattttgtttttcagtaTGAAATGGTGGAAAAGAGACCGTCTTTGCCACAACATTGA
- the LOC11417590 gene encoding receptor-like protein kinase HERK 1: MMLDWKKHGLFVCVLYMLLPLLCFCATFVPSDNYLIDCGSTTTTSVGNRNFSSDSFHKKLLSTQQEILASTSSKSVSDVGDESPLYQTARIFTGSSKYTFPINQKGRHWIRFYFFPFIYDRYNLNAAKFSVATQTFVLLSGFTAQKSPVMKEYSINVNTDTLVITFKPSDDSVAFVNAIEVVSVPDELIADEAPTLSPVSTFSGLGFQALETVWRVNMGGPVVTSGEDPLYRTWISDQKYLLESSLANDVSNLVGVDFADGGPTENIAPRSVYGTVAEMNTNTSGGDANLNFNVTWQFDTEPGFQYLVRTHFCDIVSKGLNTLYFNVYIDSLTVVKDLDLASKSSNVLSVPYYQDSVTPLADGNKLRVSIGPSPLSKDSPNAILNGLEILKMNNSIGSLSADAASGAGGTTSGSSSSKVGVIAGVSVGVVSVLVLAGVCCVLCRKKKRLARQRQSKTWIPLSVNDATSHTMGSKYSNGTTISAASNFEYRVPFAEVQEGTNNFDESWVIGVGGFGKVYKGELRDGRKVAVKRGNPRSQQGIAEFRTEIEMLSQFRHRHLVSLIGYCDENNEMILIYEYMEKGTLKGHLYGLGLPSLSWKERLDICIGSARGLHYLHTGYAKAVIHRDVKSANILLDENLMAKVADFGLSKTGPELDQTHVSTAVKGSFGYLDPEYFRRQQLTEKSDVYSFGVVLFEVLCARPVIDPSLPREMVNLAEWAMKYQKKGQLEQIIDTALQGKIKADSLRKFAETAEKCLADYGVDRPSMGDVLWNLEYALQLQEAVVQGDPEENSTNMIGELSPQVNNFNQDANVSSSASAVPFEASTVDDLSGVSMSRVFSQLVKSEGR, encoded by the coding sequence ATGATGTTGGATTGGAAAAAACATGGTTTGTTTGTCTGTGTTTTGTATATGTTGTTACCTTTGTTATGTTTTTGTGCAACTTTTGTTCCATCAGATAATTACCTTATAGATTGTGGATCAACTACAACCACTTCAGTTGGTAACCGTAATTTCAGTTCAGATAGTTTCCATAAGAAGTTACTTTCAACTCAGCAAGAGATTCTTGCTAGTACTAGCTCAAAATCTGTTTCTGATGTTGGTGATGAATCGCCTCTTTATCAAACTGCAAGAATCTTTACTGGATCTTCAAAGTACACTTTTCCAATTAACCAAAAGGGGAGACACTGGATCCGGTTTTATTTCTTTCCATTTATTTATGATAGATACAATTTGAATGCTGCAAAATTCTCTGTTGCAACACAAACTTTTGTTCTTCTTAGTGGATTTACTGCTCAGAAGAGTCCTGTTATGAAGGAGTATTCTATCAATGTTAACACAGATACTCTTGTTATTACTTTTAAACCTTCTGATGATTCTGTTGCATTTGTGAATGCAATTGAAGTTGTTTCAGTTCCGGATGAACTCATTGCTGATGAGGCTCCTACCTTGAGTCCGGTATCAACGTTTTCTGGATTGGGGTTTCAGGCTTTGGAGACTGTTTGGAGGGTTAACATGGGTGGTCCAGTTGTTACCTCTGGAGAGGACCCTCTTTATAGAACTTGGATTTCGGATCAAAAGTATCTTCTAGAATCGAGCCTTGCCAATGATGTTTCAAATCTTGTTGGTGTTGATTTTGCGGATGGAGGGCCGACAGAGAACATTGCCCCGCGTAGTGTTTACGGTACTGTCGCAGAGATGAACACGAACACGAGCGGTGGTGATGCTAATCTTAATTTCAATGTGACGTGGCAGTTTGATACGGAGCCAGGATTTCAATACCTTGTTCGAACTCACTTTTGTGATATAGTCAGTAAAGGTCTCAATACACTTTATTTCAATGTTTATATCGACTCGTTGACGGTTGTTAAGGATCTTGATCTTGCTTCTAAAAGTAGTAATGTTTTGTCCGTTCCATATTATCAAGATTCTGTTACGCCTTTAGCCGACGGCAATAAACTTCGTGTAAGTATTGGCCCTTCCCCTTTGAGTAAGGACAGCCCTAATGCTATTTTGAATGGACTGGAGATCTTGAAAATGAACAATTCTATAGGCAGTCTAAGTGCAGATGCGGCATCTGGTGCTGGGGGTACTACTTCTGGTTCGAGTTCTAGCAAGGTTGGTGTGATAGCTGGTGTGAGTGTTGGGGTAGTGAGTGTATTGGTCTTGGCCGGagtttgttgtgtactgtgcAGGAAAAAGAAGAGGTTGGCAAGACAAAGGCAGTCGAAGACATGGATTCCTTTATCCGTGAATGATGCAACATCCCATACAATGGGAAGTAAATATTCCAATGGCACGACAATAAGCGCTGCTTCGAACTTCGAGTACCGTGTCCCTTTTGCGGAAGTTCAGGAGGGTACAAATAATTTTGATGAGAGTTGGGTTATTGGGGTTGGTGGTTTTGGGAAAGTATACAAGGGAGAGTTAAGGGATGGTAGAAAAGTGGCAGTGAAGAGGGGGAATCCGCGGTCCCAGCAAGGGATTGCTGAATTTAGAACTGAAATTGAAATGTTGTCTCAGTTCCGTCATCGTCATTTGGTGTCCTTGATTGGTTATTGtgatgaaaataatgaaatgatcCTGATATATGAATACATGGAGAAGGGAACACTCAAGGGTCATCTGTATGGTTTGGGACTACCAAGCTTAAGTTGGAAGGAGAGACTTGATATATGCATTGGATCTGCCAGAGGACTTCATTACCTTCACACTGGCTATGCTAAAGCGGTTATTCATCGTGACGTGAAGTCTGCAAATATCTTACTTGATGAGAACCTAATGGCTAAAGTTGCTGATTTTGGATTGTCAAAAACCGGTCCTGAGCTCGATCAAACGCACGTGAGCACGGCTGTCAAGGGGAGTTTTGGGTACCTTGATCCAGAGTATTTCAGGAGGCAACAACTGACAGAAAAATCAGACGTATATTCCTTTGGGGTAGTTCTGTTTGAAGTTCTTTGTGCAAGGCCAGTTATAGATCCATCGCTTCCTAGGGAAATGGTGAACTTAGCAGAATGGGCAATGAAATATCAGAAAAAAGGACAGCTGGAGCAAATCATCGATACAGCTCTTCAAGGGAAAATCAAAGCAGATTCTCTTAGGAAGTTCGCTGAAACTGCTGAGAAATGTTTGGCTGATTATGGTGTTGACAGGCCTTCCATGGGAGATGTCTTGTGGAATTTGGAATATGCTCTTCAACTTCAAGAGGCCGTGGTTCAAGGTGATCCTGAAGAAAACAGTACAAATATGATTGGCGAACTATCTCCA